A genomic stretch from Candidatus Effluviviaceae Genus I sp. includes:
- a CDS encoding fumarate hydratase C-terminal domain-containing protein encodes MIELKLPASDADIRKLKAGDEVAITGTLITARDAAHKYLIDTDGAEVRDILNGGMVYHCGPVVKKDASGKYSFVAAGPTTSIRTEPFEPPVIEKYHLRGVIGKGGMGAGTLAACNKFGCVYLSALGGLATTLARSVVEVPAVYKLEEFGVPEALWVIKVKGFPAVVTMDSHMKSIHDDIETASKKNFERLMAK; translated from the coding sequence ATGATCGAGCTTAAGCTCCCCGCTTCCGATGCCGACATCAGGAAGCTCAAGGCGGGGGACGAGGTCGCCATCACGGGAACGCTCATCACCGCCCGCGACGCCGCGCACAAGTACCTCATCGACACCGATGGCGCGGAGGTGCGCGACATCCTGAACGGCGGCATGGTCTACCACTGCGGTCCCGTCGTGAAGAAGGACGCGAGCGGGAAGTACTCGTTCGTGGCGGCCGGCCCGACGACGAGCATCCGGACCGAGCCGTTCGAGCCGCCGGTCATCGAGAAGTACCACCTGCGAGGCGTCATCGGGAAGGGCGGGATGGGAGCCGGCACGCTCGCGGCGTGCAACAAGTTCGGGTGCGTGTACCTGTCGGCGCTGGGCGGCCTCGCGACGACGCTCGCGCGGTCGGTCGTGGAGGTGCCGGCGGTGTACAAGCTCGAGGAGTTCGGCGTCCCCGAGGCCCTGTGGGTGATCAAGGTCAAGGGGTTCCCCGCGGTCGTGACGATGGACTCGCACATGAAGTCCATTCACGACGACATCGAGACCGCGTCGAAGAAGAACTTCGAGCGCCTCATGGCGAAGTAG
- a CDS encoding fumarate hydratase, producing the protein MGNETLKDAFLELIRRAATDLRPDVMDAMRKAAAAEGKGTPAASVLEQKIENVRQAAEGSTPVCQDTGALVFYIDYGPDHRQKDIEEAAKAATIGATEKYYLRPNAVDSITGKNTRNNVGLDAPHFSFNQRDEKGLRVRLLLKGGGSENCGAQYKLPDGKLKAGRDLEGARKCVIDAVYAAQGKGCPPGIVGVCVGGARDTGYACAKEQFLRALDDRNPDPKLAEFETRLTGELNELGVGPAGLGGKTTVLGVKIGALHRMPACYFVSVAYCCWAYRKAFMTVSAEGEVTHHDRA; encoded by the coding sequence ATGGGCAATGAGACGCTGAAGGACGCCTTCCTCGAGCTCATCCGTCGGGCGGCGACCGATCTGAGGCCCGACGTGATGGACGCCATGAGGAAGGCCGCGGCCGCGGAGGGCAAGGGGACGCCCGCCGCGTCCGTTCTCGAACAGAAGATCGAGAACGTGCGGCAGGCTGCCGAGGGTTCGACGCCGGTGTGCCAGGACACCGGCGCGCTCGTGTTCTACATCGACTACGGTCCCGACCACCGGCAGAAGGACATCGAGGAGGCCGCGAAGGCCGCGACCATCGGCGCGACGGAGAAGTACTACCTGAGGCCCAACGCGGTCGACTCCATCACGGGCAAGAACACCAGGAACAACGTCGGTCTCGACGCCCCCCACTTCTCGTTCAACCAGCGCGACGAGAAGGGGCTGCGGGTTCGCCTTCTCCTCAAGGGCGGGGGATCCGAGAACTGCGGCGCGCAGTACAAGCTGCCGGACGGGAAGCTCAAGGCCGGACGCGACCTCGAGGGCGCGCGCAAGTGCGTCATCGATGCCGTGTACGCGGCGCAGGGCAAGGGCTGCCCGCCGGGCATCGTCGGCGTGTGCGTCGGCGGCGCCAGGGACACGGGGTACGCCTGCGCAAAGGAGCAGTTCCTCCGCGCGCTGGACGACAGGAACCCCGACCCGAAGCTCGCGGAGTTCGAGACCAGGCTGACAGGCGAGCTGAACGAGCTCGGCGTCGGGCCGGCGGGGCTGGGCGGCAAGACGACGGTGCTCGGAGTGAAGATCGGTGCGCTGCACAGGATGCCGGCGTGCTACTTCGTGTCCGTGGCGTACTGCTGCTGGGCGTACCGTAAGGCCTTCATGACCGTGAGCGCGGAAGGGGAGGTGACCCACCATGATCGAGCTTAA
- a CDS encoding Na/Pi symporter, protein MYNPPRCLEGGRALSGTVVPIITQTRDPGPACPAPEGARGETLRTVARLAAVVAALYVFLASMRLLGFGFERLGGSFSQNLIATTSHPFVALFVGLLATSIVQSSSITTSTVVGLVSAGLLSIRNAVPIIMGANIGTTVTCTIVSLGHIGRPAEFRRAYAAATVHDFFNILTVLCIFPLELATGWVSRAATTLANALAGGRSLEFGGPIKLLIDPAAKRVFALLEQAFSGHAPAAAVVLGFALLFGSLTLLVSHTRALATGRAEAALDRILGRGGPLGILVGLAVTGTIQSSSVTTSLLVPLAGAGIVSLEQVYPVALGANIGTTVTALLASLAGDVRGLAVALTHTIFNVVGVLIFYPARPLRRIPMFLARQLADAAVRSRRNVVFFVVGVFYAVPLALILIDRLR, encoded by the coding sequence ATGTACAATCCGCCCCGGTGTCTTGAGGGTGGACGCGCGCTTTCCGGAACGGTGGTTCCCATCATCACACAGACCCGAGATCCTGGGCCGGCGTGCCCGGCCCCCGAAGGCGCGCGCGGCGAGACGCTCCGGACCGTCGCGCGCCTCGCCGCCGTCGTGGCGGCCCTCTATGTCTTCCTCGCCAGCATGCGCCTGCTCGGGTTCGGGTTCGAGCGGCTGGGAGGCAGCTTCTCGCAGAACCTGATCGCCACGACCTCCCACCCGTTCGTGGCGCTCTTCGTCGGGCTCCTCGCCACGAGCATCGTCCAGAGCTCGTCCATCACCACCTCGACCGTGGTCGGTCTCGTGTCCGCGGGGCTCCTCAGCATCCGCAACGCCGTGCCCATTATCATGGGCGCGAACATCGGAACCACCGTGACGTGCACCATCGTCTCCCTCGGCCACATCGGTCGTCCGGCGGAGTTTCGGAGGGCCTACGCGGCCGCCACGGTCCACGACTTCTTCAACATCCTGACGGTGCTCTGCATCTTCCCTCTCGAGCTTGCGACGGGATGGGTGTCGCGCGCCGCGACCACCCTCGCGAACGCTCTCGCTGGGGGACGGTCCCTGGAGTTCGGCGGCCCGATCAAGCTCCTCATCGACCCCGCCGCAAAGCGGGTCTTCGCGCTTCTGGAGCAGGCCTTCAGCGGCCACGCGCCGGCCGCGGCCGTGGTGCTCGGGTTCGCTCTGCTCTTCGGGTCGCTCACGCTCCTCGTGTCGCACACGCGCGCGCTCGCCACGGGGCGGGCCGAGGCCGCGCTCGACCGTATCCTGGGACGCGGCGGGCCGCTCGGCATCCTGGTCGGACTCGCCGTGACGGGGACGATCCAGAGCAGCTCGGTTACGACGTCGCTCCTTGTTCCTCTCGCCGGCGCCGGGATCGTGTCGCTCGAACAGGTCTACCCCGTCGCGCTCGGGGCCAACATCGGGACCACTGTCACAGCGCTCCTCGCGTCGCTCGCTGGCGATGTCCGCGGACTCGCGGTCGCGCTCACGCACACGATCTTCAACGTCGTGGGGGTCCTCATCTTCTATCCCGCGCGCCCGCTCCGCCGGATCCCCATGTTCCTCGCGCGGCAACTCGCCGACGCCGCGGTTCGCTCGAGACGCAACGTGGTGTTCTTCGTCGTGGGGGTCTTCTACGCCGTCCCCCTCGCGCTCATTCTGATCGACAGGCTGCGTTAG
- a CDS encoding phosphate uptake regulator PhoU — MFRDLIEAFRRRPLLDQMYTEMEQMLAEGVNMFRPIAALLTGEAKLSRETHEMIYATDRRINHIQRNIRKQLVEHLTISTGADVSISLVLMSISKDAERIGDMCKNVLEVAEALGGPLENGRYGQRFRTLLAETEALFGPTVRAFCESDAEIGRDAVERGRKLAKDCEAIIEDLLEDDLPCRLAVLYTLLARHLKRICSHLSNVATSVVMPMHRLDYFDEKWDRPRNP, encoded by the coding sequence GTGTTCAGGGATCTGATCGAGGCATTCAGGCGTCGCCCGCTTCTGGACCAGATGTACACGGAGATGGAGCAGATGCTGGCGGAAGGCGTCAACATGTTCCGCCCGATCGCGGCCCTTCTCACGGGCGAGGCGAAACTCTCGCGCGAGACCCACGAGATGATCTACGCGACCGACAGGCGGATCAACCACATCCAGCGGAACATCCGCAAGCAGCTCGTCGAGCACCTCACGATCTCGACGGGAGCCGATGTCTCCATCTCGCTCGTCCTCATGAGCATCTCGAAGGACGCCGAGCGCATCGGCGACATGTGCAAGAACGTCCTCGAGGTGGCGGAGGCGCTCGGCGGGCCGCTCGAGAACGGGCGGTACGGGCAGCGGTTCCGCACGCTTCTCGCGGAGACGGAGGCGCTCTTCGGCCCGACGGTACGGGCCTTCTGCGAGTCCGATGCCGAGATCGGTCGCGACGCCGTGGAGCGCGGGCGGAAGCTCGCGAAGGACTGCGAGGCCATCATCGAGGATCTTCTGGAGGACGATCTGCCCTGCCGCCTCGCGGTGCTCTACACCCTGCTCGCGAGGCACCTGAAGCGCATCTGCTCGCACCTCTCGAACGTGGCGACGAGCGTCGTGATGCCGATGCACCGGCTGGATTACTTCGACGAGAAGTGGGACCGGCCGAGGAACCCGTGA